One Herbaspirillum rubrisubalbicans genomic window carries:
- a CDS encoding efflux RND transporter permease subunit: MYFTDIFIRRPILALVVSLLILLMGATAVFLLPVRQYPYLENATITISTMLPGATQDVMQGFVTTPISQSIATASGIEYLSSTTKQGRSEIKARLVLNANADRTMTEILAKVQQVKYQLPAGVTDPVISKSTEGGTAVQYIAFYSNTLSIPQVTDFASRVAQPLLTSIPGVASADVFGGQALAMRIWIDPVRLAAHGLSAGEISAALRANNVQSAPGQLKSSLTVTNISAATDLRGVDDFRQMVVKSSPAGGIVRLSDVATIEVGGQNYNNLSFASGVPAIFVALQPTPDGNPLEIVKRANALLPKIRAMAPPGLTVAPNYDVARFVNASIEEVQHTLVEAIAIVIVVIFLFLGTFRAVIIPVVTIPLSLVGTAALMLACGFSINLLTLLAMVLAIGLVVDDAIVVVENIHRHIEEGLSPVRAALLGAREIVGPVIAMTITLAAVYAPIGMMGGLTGALFKEFAFTLAGSVIVSGVVALTLSPVMSSMLLSSRQGEGRLAKRIEHSMEALTAIYQRILAHTLAARGAVLLVGAVVLAAIVVLFAGTRRELAPTEDQGAIIVVTKAPQYAGVGYTARYAQQIEKLFESIPEFDSSFMNIGDYAGGQNMMIGGAILKDWSERKRSATDIQSQIQAAGGAIDGETLTAVQLPPLPGSSGGLPVQMVLRSPDDFKMLYETGEKIKNAAYASGLFLYAQNDLSYDSPQAHITIDNAKASQMGLSMQSIADTLAVLVGENYVNRFNFHDRSYDVIPQVRGSERMTPEDIGRFYVKASSGAMVPLSTVIQVEMRPQANQLAQFNQMNSTTLELLPAPGVSMGEAVAFLQSQPLPPGTSVDWLSDSRQFVQEGNRLLVSFCFALVVIFLVLAAQFESLRDPLVILVTVPLAVCGALVPLWLGYATLNIYTQIGLVTLIGLISKHGILMVTFANHIQHHENLSRIDAIEKAAAVRMRPVLMTTAAMVAGLVPLLFANGAGSASRFSIGIVVVMGMMIGTFFTLFVLPTIYSFIAKDHRALAQSARARELATAEAPDVAL; the protein is encoded by the coding sequence ATGTATTTCACCGACATCTTCATTCGACGACCCATCCTGGCACTGGTGGTGAGCCTTTTGATCTTGCTGATGGGCGCCACCGCGGTATTCCTGTTGCCCGTACGTCAGTATCCCTATCTGGAAAACGCCACCATCACGATCAGCACCATGCTTCCTGGTGCGACCCAGGACGTGATGCAGGGCTTTGTCACCACGCCGATTTCGCAGTCCATCGCGACGGCCAGTGGTATCGAATACCTCAGTTCGACCACCAAGCAGGGCAGAAGCGAGATCAAGGCACGCCTCGTACTCAATGCCAATGCCGATCGAACGATGACCGAAATCCTCGCGAAGGTGCAGCAGGTCAAGTATCAGTTGCCTGCGGGAGTGACCGATCCCGTCATCAGCAAATCCACCGAAGGTGGCACGGCGGTCCAGTACATCGCGTTCTACAGCAATACCCTGTCTATCCCGCAGGTGACGGATTTCGCCTCACGGGTGGCACAACCCCTGCTGACGAGCATTCCCGGCGTGGCCTCGGCCGATGTATTCGGAGGGCAAGCCCTGGCCATGCGTATATGGATCGACCCGGTGCGATTGGCCGCGCATGGCCTCTCGGCCGGGGAGATATCGGCCGCGCTGCGTGCCAACAACGTCCAGTCGGCACCGGGCCAGCTCAAGAGCTCCTTGACGGTGACCAATATCAGCGCCGCCACCGACCTGCGCGGCGTTGACGATTTCCGTCAAATGGTCGTCAAGTCCAGCCCCGCAGGCGGCATTGTGCGGCTGTCGGATGTAGCCACCATCGAGGTCGGCGGCCAGAACTACAACAACCTGTCTTTCGCAAGCGGAGTGCCCGCCATCTTCGTTGCCCTTCAGCCTACGCCTGATGGCAATCCTCTTGAGATCGTCAAGCGCGCCAATGCACTGCTTCCCAAGATCCGGGCGATGGCGCCGCCGGGACTCACGGTGGCTCCCAATTACGACGTGGCACGTTTCGTCAATGCATCCATCGAGGAAGTGCAGCACACACTGGTCGAAGCCATCGCGATCGTTATCGTGGTGATATTCCTGTTCCTTGGCACATTCCGAGCTGTCATCATTCCGGTGGTCACCATCCCCTTGTCCCTGGTCGGCACGGCGGCATTGATGCTGGCCTGCGGGTTCTCGATCAACTTGCTGACACTGCTGGCCATGGTTCTGGCCATCGGGCTGGTGGTGGACGATGCCATCGTCGTGGTGGAGAACATCCATCGCCACATCGAGGAAGGTCTTTCACCTGTGCGTGCGGCATTGCTCGGTGCGCGCGAAATCGTCGGACCGGTGATTGCCATGACCATCACGCTGGCAGCGGTTTACGCCCCCATCGGTATGATGGGCGGGCTCACCGGAGCACTGTTCAAGGAGTTTGCCTTCACCCTGGCAGGCTCGGTAATCGTCTCGGGAGTCGTCGCACTGACGCTCTCGCCGGTCATGAGCTCGATGCTGCTCAGTTCCAGGCAAGGTGAGGGTCGGCTAGCCAAGCGGATCGAACACTCCATGGAAGCGCTGACGGCAATCTATCAGCGCATCCTTGCCCACACACTGGCCGCTCGCGGCGCGGTCCTTCTGGTCGGTGCAGTCGTGCTGGCCGCCATCGTGGTGTTGTTTGCCGGTACGCGTCGCGAATTGGCGCCCACCGAAGACCAGGGTGCCATCATCGTCGTCACCAAGGCACCGCAATATGCCGGAGTAGGCTACACGGCCCGCTACGCCCAACAGATCGAGAAGCTGTTCGAGTCGATCCCGGAATTCGACAGCAGCTTCATGAACATCGGTGACTATGCCGGTGGCCAGAACATGATGATCGGGGGCGCGATCCTGAAGGATTGGTCGGAACGCAAGCGATCGGCGACTGACATCCAGAGCCAGATTCAGGCGGCCGGCGGCGCCATCGACGGCGAGACCCTGACTGCCGTGCAATTGCCCCCGCTGCCCGGCTCCAGCGGGGGCTTGCCGGTGCAGATGGTGTTGCGTTCACCCGATGACTTCAAGATGCTCTATGAAACCGGTGAGAAGATCAAGAATGCGGCCTATGCCAGTGGCTTGTTCCTCTACGCCCAGAACGACCTGTCTTACGACAGCCCGCAGGCCCATATCACCATCGACAACGCCAAAGCCAGCCAGATGGGCCTGAGCATGCAGTCTATCGCTGACACACTGGCAGTGCTGGTCGGAGAAAACTACGTCAACCGCTTTAATTTCCATGACCGCTCCTACGACGTCATTCCGCAGGTACGTGGTAGCGAACGCATGACGCCGGAAGATATCGGTCGTTTCTACGTAAAGGCAAGCTCCGGTGCAATGGTGCCGCTGTCCACCGTGATCCAGGTGGAAATGCGGCCGCAGGCGAACCAGCTCGCGCAATTCAATCAGATGAACTCGACAACGCTGGAACTGCTACCGGCACCCGGCGTGAGCATGGGCGAAGCGGTTGCCTTCTTGCAATCGCAGCCACTACCGCCTGGCACCAGCGTGGACTGGCTCAGCGACAGCCGCCAGTTCGTGCAGGAAGGCAACCGCCTGCTGGTGTCGTTCTGCTTCGCGCTGGTGGTCATCTTCCTGGTGCTAGCGGCGCAGTTTGAAAGCTTGCGTGATCCGCTGGTGATCCTGGTGACAGTTCCGCTGGCGGTCTGCGGAGCACTCGTGCCGCTCTGGCTAGGCTATGCCACGCTCAACATCTATACCCAGATCGGATTGGTCACGTTGATCGGGCTCATTTCCAAGCACGGCATTCTGATGGTCACGTTTGCGAACCATATCCAGCATCACGAAAACCTGAGCCGCATCGATGCAATCGAGAAGGCTGCCGCCGTGCGGATGCGCCCGGTGTTGATGACCACCGCGGCGATGGTCGCAGGCCTGGTGCCCTTGCTGTTCGCAAACGGCGCGGGCTCGGCCAGCCGCTTCTCCATTGGCATCGTGGTGGTGATGGGCATGATGATCGGTACCTTCTTCACGCTGTTCGTGCTGCCTACCATCTACAGCTTTATCGCCAAAGATCACCGTGCATTAGCGCAAAGCGCCCGTGCCCGCGAACTGGCTACTGCGGAGGCACCTGATGTCGCACTCTAA
- a CDS encoding efflux RND transporter periplasmic adaptor subunit, which yields MIAASSFRAKPIAISVVGLVVVFGALYAVRSLRSGGAEHYAMPPLPVSTIRAEARAVPENLQVVASLQAVREVQLAPDTSGRVTAIHFESGQTVKQGGLLVELYDAPEQADRAAAVAKADFAQLQLRRSRELSPAGAESRELLEQRQADADQAVAAVRQLDARIEQKNIRAPFSGQIGIRHVNPGQYLNAGDAIATLTQADPLYVNFQLPQQDLSRLTVGASVQVSVDAVPGRVFTGKISSIEPRIDGETRNVAVQAILPNADRLLKSGMYATARLDLPAVEDGIVLPLTAIQTSASGDSVVLVRGADAQGIGKAVAVPVVTGQRLNEEVLVTQGVKAGDIVVMAGQNRLPPGAVVKINAPAAAAPTAGAK from the coding sequence ATGATTGCTGCCTCCAGCTTCCGAGCCAAGCCCATTGCCATAAGCGTCGTCGGCCTCGTGGTGGTCTTCGGCGCGCTCTATGCCGTGCGTTCCTTGCGCAGCGGTGGTGCTGAACACTACGCCATGCCCCCGCTGCCGGTTTCGACGATCCGCGCCGAAGCTCGTGCCGTGCCCGAAAACTTGCAGGTCGTCGCCAGTTTGCAAGCCGTGCGGGAAGTGCAGTTGGCTCCGGACACATCCGGCCGTGTGACCGCCATCCATTTCGAGTCCGGCCAGACGGTCAAGCAGGGCGGCTTGCTGGTCGAGCTCTATGACGCTCCCGAACAGGCGGATCGCGCCGCGGCAGTGGCCAAGGCCGATTTCGCCCAGCTCCAGTTGAGACGCTCGCGAGAACTGTCTCCTGCCGGCGCCGAGTCGCGTGAATTGCTGGAGCAACGCCAGGCAGACGCTGATCAGGCCGTCGCCGCCGTCCGGCAGCTGGACGCGCGTATCGAGCAGAAGAACATACGGGCACCGTTCTCCGGCCAGATCGGCATCCGGCATGTCAATCCAGGCCAGTATCTCAATGCCGGTGATGCGATCGCCACGCTGACCCAGGCCGACCCGCTTTACGTGAACTTCCAGCTCCCCCAGCAGGACTTGTCCAGGCTCACGGTAGGCGCATCGGTGCAGGTCTCCGTGGACGCTGTGCCGGGTCGGGTATTCACCGGCAAGATCAGCAGTATCGAACCGCGCATCGACGGTGAAACCCGTAACGTGGCCGTGCAGGCCATCTTGCCCAATGCCGACCGGCTCCTGAAGTCCGGCATGTACGCGACTGCACGCTTGGACTTGCCTGCTGTGGAGGATGGCATCGTGTTGCCCTTGACGGCGATCCAGACATCGGCATCGGGTGACAGCGTGGTGCTCGTGCGCGGGGCTGACGCGCAGGGCATCGGCAAGGCGGTCGCGGTACCGGTCGTGACCGGTCAGCGGCTCAATGAGGAAGTCCTGGTGACGCAGGGCGTCAAGGCCGGCGACATCGTGGTGATGGCCGGTCAGAACCGCCTGCCTCCCGGGGCCGTGGTGAAGATCAATGCCCCCGCGGCGGCCGCGCCCACCGCTGGCGCAAAGTAA
- a CDS encoding TonB-dependent siderophore receptor — translation MSSLKAVSKSRRSVDLRANLLTYPVVDRPYLGIVRDMPRTVLNSAVAAAVLMSAQGAFAADSSPTQNKSDAAPQEQTALPTVTVSGRSDTATTEGSGSYTTGTTAAATHLPLSLQETPQSVTVVTRQRMDDQQLNSVQGVLDNTPGISSYQSDSERTSFYSRGFLINNVQYDGIPTVVGNTVNGSGISAIDTSFYDRVEVVRGGSGLLTGTGNPSAAINLVRKRPTQDFSASASLSAGSWDTHRATADISTPLTADGRIRARVVATDQEGHSYINGYKPEKKSFYGIVEADLSPRTTASLGFDYQDLTSTGSTWGGLPLWFSNGTQASYSPSQSYAQDWSHWDNTYKTAFAAIDHRFDNGWKLRAIANQYRTEYNAELLGLVGRPDASTGLGFFPNGAYPVGLASNGSSRQNTFDVMASGPFELLGRQHELVVGATTSRRTSNQNDVAPFYAGFSPVNIYDLSTPFARPDFAAMNWAPTRTEIKQSGVYSAARFSLAQPLKLIVGGRLSNYEIDDSVSGSAMHYKKNSVFTPYAGLVYDINNIYSTYVSYTRIFNPQTDYQDSKGNVLTPATGKTTEIGLKGAYLDGRLNASVAVFETKLDNAAQIVAGAFTPSGAQAYTGVDGTKSRGIEVDLQGELTRDWNIYAGLSHFAAQDGNGVRLNSQIPRTTAQLFTTYRLPGQWSKLTLGGGVKWQSRFYEAANTGTSTLGGEQGAYALASLMARYAVSTKTTVTVNVNNLFDKKYALQKGDFDTVTYGAPRNAMVTLAYKY, via the coding sequence ATGTCCTCTCTCAAAGCTGTTTCGAAATCCCGTCGATCAGTCGACCTGCGCGCAAATCTCCTCACCTATCCTGTTGTCGATAGGCCCTACCTGGGCATAGTCAGGGATATGCCTCGCACGGTATTGAACTCGGCCGTCGCCGCTGCAGTTCTCATGAGCGCGCAGGGCGCCTTCGCCGCCGACTCGTCACCGACACAGAACAAGTCTGATGCGGCGCCTCAAGAGCAGACAGCCTTGCCGACCGTCACCGTCTCGGGGCGCTCCGATACGGCAACCACCGAAGGTAGCGGCTCCTACACCACAGGCACCACAGCGGCCGCCACGCACCTGCCACTATCGCTGCAGGAAACACCTCAGTCGGTGACGGTAGTCACGCGCCAGCGCATGGACGACCAGCAATTGAATTCGGTGCAGGGTGTACTGGATAACACGCCGGGGATCTCGTCTTACCAGTCCGATAGCGAGAGGACGAGTTTCTATTCACGCGGGTTCTTGATCAACAACGTTCAGTACGATGGCATTCCCACTGTCGTCGGCAACACCGTCAACGGCAGCGGCATCAGCGCCATCGATACCTCGTTCTATGACCGTGTCGAGGTGGTGCGTGGCGGTTCTGGCTTACTCACCGGAACCGGCAATCCCTCGGCAGCCATCAATCTTGTGCGTAAAAGACCGACCCAAGACTTCTCGGCATCGGCCTCGCTCAGTGCAGGGAGCTGGGATACTCACCGCGCAACGGCCGACATCTCGACGCCCTTGACTGCGGACGGTCGCATCCGCGCGCGCGTGGTCGCAACCGATCAAGAAGGACACTCTTACATCAATGGCTACAAGCCGGAGAAAAAATCGTTTTACGGCATCGTCGAGGCCGATCTGAGCCCGAGAACGACGGCGAGCCTGGGCTTTGACTACCAGGACTTGACGTCCACGGGTTCTACCTGGGGCGGTTTGCCGCTGTGGTTCAGCAACGGTACGCAAGCCAGTTACTCCCCGTCCCAAAGCTACGCGCAGGACTGGAGCCATTGGGACAACACCTACAAGACGGCGTTTGCCGCAATTGATCACCGATTCGACAATGGCTGGAAACTGCGTGCCATCGCCAACCAGTACCGCACCGAATACAACGCCGAACTGCTCGGTCTGGTCGGCCGTCCCGATGCCAGCACCGGATTGGGCTTCTTCCCCAACGGCGCGTATCCGGTCGGGCTCGCCTCCAACGGTAGCAGTCGTCAAAATACCTTCGATGTGATGGCCAGCGGTCCCTTTGAACTGCTGGGCCGTCAACATGAGCTGGTGGTGGGCGCCACGACTTCGCGCCGCACTTCCAACCAGAACGACGTTGCACCGTTCTATGCTGGTTTTAGCCCAGTCAATATCTATGACCTGAGCACCCCCTTTGCCCGCCCTGACTTCGCGGCGATGAACTGGGCGCCGACCCGCACCGAAATCAAACAGAGCGGTGTCTATAGCGCAGCCCGGTTCTCGCTGGCCCAACCCTTGAAACTCATCGTTGGCGGTCGCTTGAGCAACTATGAAATCGACGATAGCGTCAGCGGCTCGGCAATGCACTACAAGAAGAACAGTGTCTTCACTCCCTATGCGGGATTGGTCTACGACATCAACAACATCTATTCGACCTACGTCAGCTACACGCGCATCTTCAACCCGCAAACCGACTATCAGGATAGCAAGGGCAACGTGCTCACGCCGGCCACCGGGAAAACCACCGAAATCGGCCTCAAAGGCGCTTATCTGGACGGGCGTCTGAATGCATCGGTGGCCGTGTTCGAGACCAAGCTGGACAACGCGGCCCAAATCGTGGCCGGCGCCTTTACACCGAGTGGCGCCCAAGCCTACACAGGCGTAGATGGCACCAAGTCGCGCGGTATAGAAGTGGATCTGCAGGGTGAACTGACACGCGACTGGAACATTTATGCCGGCCTCTCTCACTTCGCGGCGCAAGATGGCAATGGCGTGCGCTTGAATTCGCAAATCCCGCGCACCACGGCGCAACTTTTCACTACTTACCGACTGCCCGGACAGTGGAGCAAGCTGACGCTGGGCGGCGGTGTCAAATGGCAGAGCCGCTTCTACGAAGCGGCCAATACTGGCACCAGTACGCTGGGTGGAGAGCAGGGGGCTTACGCCCTGGCATCACTGATGGCGCGTTACGCAGTCTCGACGAAGACCACCGTGACGGTCAACGTCAACAACCTGTTCGACAAGAAATACGCGTTGCAAAAGGGTGATTTCGATACCGTGACGTATGGCGCACCACGCAACGCGATGGTGACGCTTGCCTACAAATATTGA
- a CDS encoding CusA/CzcA family heavy metal efflux RND transporter — MFERIIRFAIEHRWLVLLAVLGMGAYGLYSYQKLPIDAVPDITNVQVQINTAAPGYSPLETEQRISYPIETVMSGLPHLEQVRSLSRYGLSQVTVIFQDGTDIYFARQLVNERIQQARSQLPPGIDPGMGPISTGLGEIYLWTVEAKDDARKADGTPYTPTDLREIQDWVIKPQLRLVPGVTEINTIGGFAKEYLVAPSPEKLASYGMTMDTVIKALEKNNNNVGAGYIERRGEQYLIRAPGQVGSTEDIGNIVLANVKGVPIRVRDVAQVDIGRELRTGAATENGREVVLGTVFMLIGENSRKVSQAVDKKMREINRTLPKGVEAVTVYDRTVLVDKAIATVKKNLVEGALLVVAVLFVFLGNIRAAIITATVIPLAMLFTFTGMVTNKVSANLLSLGALDFGIIIDGAVVIVENCVRRLAHAQQHHGRTLTRSERFHEVFAAAKEARRPLLFGQLIIMIVYLPMFALTGVEGKMFTPMAFTVVAALMGAMILSVTFIPAAIALFIGEKVAEKENFMVVWAKRMYEPMLKRIMDNKAVVLTFAGALIVVCGAVATRLGTEFVPSLNEGDMAIQALRIPGTSLSQSLEMQKQLEKTLKQKFPEVERVFARTGTAEVASDPMPPNISDGYIMLKPQEQWPKPRKTHEELLAAIQAEVAKIPGNNYEFSQPIQLRFNELISGVRSDVAVKVFGDDMDVLNETAGKISAVLEKIPGATEVKIEQTTGLPMLTVDIDHQKTARYGLNVSDIQDTIATAIGGKQAGTLFQGDRRFGIVVRLPDDARTDLEAIRRLPLALPLQEDAARTSYIPLSEVATLNIAPGPNQISREDGKRRIVVSANVRGRDLGGFVADAERQLQSEVKIPSGYWTTWGGQFENLQSATQRLQIVIPVALLMVFVLLFAMFGNVKDGMLVFTGIPFALTGGILALAMRGIPMSISAAVGFIALSGVAVLNGLVMISFIRSLREEGRSLDDAIDEGAMTRLRPVLMTALVASLGFVPMALATGTGAEVQRPLATVVIGGILSSTALTLLVLPLLYKLAHDKDEGEAPAVQGAGPAFWKFWSKRSSMTD; from the coding sequence ATGTTTGAACGCATCATTCGCTTTGCCATCGAGCATCGATGGTTGGTCCTGCTGGCGGTGCTGGGGATGGGCGCATATGGGCTCTACAGCTACCAGAAGCTGCCTATCGACGCCGTCCCCGACATTACCAACGTGCAGGTGCAGATCAATACGGCAGCGCCGGGCTACTCGCCGCTGGAGACCGAACAACGCATCAGTTATCCGATCGAGACGGTCATGTCCGGCTTGCCCCATCTGGAACAGGTGCGCTCGCTGTCGCGCTACGGCCTGTCGCAGGTGACCGTGATCTTCCAGGATGGCACCGATATCTATTTCGCCCGGCAGTTGGTCAATGAGCGCATCCAGCAAGCCAGAAGTCAACTGCCGCCCGGCATCGACCCCGGTATGGGGCCGATATCGACCGGGCTGGGCGAGATCTATCTCTGGACCGTCGAGGCCAAAGACGATGCGCGCAAAGCCGATGGCACACCCTATACCCCGACCGACCTGCGCGAAATCCAGGATTGGGTCATCAAGCCGCAGTTGCGCCTGGTGCCAGGCGTGACCGAGATCAATACCATCGGCGGCTTCGCCAAGGAATATCTGGTGGCGCCGTCCCCGGAAAAGCTGGCTTCCTACGGCATGACGATGGATACGGTCATCAAGGCGCTGGAAAAGAACAACAACAATGTCGGCGCGGGCTATATCGAGCGCCGCGGCGAGCAATACCTCATCCGCGCTCCCGGCCAGGTCGGCTCGACCGAGGATATCGGCAATATCGTGCTGGCCAATGTGAAGGGCGTGCCCATTCGCGTGCGCGACGTCGCGCAAGTCGACATCGGCCGCGAACTGCGCACCGGTGCGGCCACCGAAAATGGTCGCGAAGTGGTGCTGGGCACCGTGTTCATGCTGATCGGCGAAAACAGCCGCAAGGTCTCGCAGGCGGTGGACAAGAAGATGCGCGAGATCAATCGTACCTTGCCCAAGGGAGTGGAGGCGGTCACCGTCTATGACCGCACGGTACTGGTCGACAAGGCCATCGCCACGGTCAAGAAAAACCTGGTCGAAGGCGCATTGCTGGTGGTGGCAGTGCTGTTTGTCTTCCTCGGCAACATCCGTGCTGCCATCATCACGGCGACCGTCATTCCGCTGGCCATGCTCTTTACCTTCACCGGGATGGTGACCAACAAGGTCAGTGCCAACCTGCTCAGTCTTGGTGCGCTCGATTTCGGCATCATCATCGATGGCGCCGTGGTGATCGTGGAAAACTGCGTGCGCCGCCTGGCCCACGCACAGCAGCATCACGGCAGAACGCTAACCCGCAGCGAACGCTTCCATGAAGTATTTGCCGCCGCCAAGGAGGCGCGCCGTCCCCTGCTGTTCGGCCAGTTGATCATCATGATCGTGTATCTGCCGATGTTTGCCTTGACCGGGGTCGAAGGCAAGATGTTTACGCCGATGGCATTTACCGTGGTGGCGGCCCTGATGGGGGCCATGATCCTGTCGGTCACGTTCATTCCGGCGGCCATTGCCCTGTTCATTGGCGAGAAGGTGGCCGAGAAAGAAAACTTCATGGTGGTGTGGGCCAAGCGCATGTATGAGCCCATGCTCAAGCGCATCATGGACAACAAGGCCGTCGTGCTGACCTTTGCTGGCGCGCTTATCGTCGTCTGCGGCGCCGTCGCCACGCGCTTGGGTACCGAATTCGTCCCCAGCCTGAACGAAGGCGACATGGCGATCCAGGCGCTGCGGATTCCGGGCACCAGCCTGAGCCAGTCTCTCGAAATGCAAAAGCAGCTCGAAAAGACGCTGAAACAGAAATTCCCCGAAGTGGAACGGGTGTTCGCCCGTACCGGTACGGCAGAAGTGGCGTCCGATCCGATGCCGCCGAACATCTCCGATGGCTACATCATGCTCAAGCCGCAAGAGCAGTGGCCCAAGCCCAGGAAGACGCATGAGGAGTTGCTGGCAGCGATTCAGGCAGAAGTGGCCAAGATCCCGGGGAATAACTACGAATTCTCGCAGCCCATTCAACTGCGCTTCAACGAGTTGATCTCAGGCGTGCGCAGTGACGTCGCGGTGAAGGTCTTCGGCGATGATATGGACGTGCTCAATGAGACTGCTGGCAAGATTTCGGCCGTGCTGGAGAAGATCCCTGGCGCCACCGAAGTCAAGATTGAGCAGACCACGGGCTTGCCGATGCTGACGGTGGACATCGATCACCAGAAGACGGCGCGTTATGGGCTCAACGTCTCGGACATCCAGGATACGATTGCCACCGCCATCGGCGGCAAGCAAGCTGGCACCCTGTTCCAGGGCGACCGCCGCTTCGGTATCGTGGTGCGCCTGCCCGACGATGCACGTACCGATCTGGAGGCGATCCGTCGCCTGCCGCTCGCATTGCCTTTGCAAGAGGACGCCGCGCGCACCAGCTATATCCCGCTCAGCGAGGTGGCCACGCTCAACATTGCTCCCGGTCCCAATCAGATCAGCCGGGAAGATGGCAAGCGTCGCATCGTGGTCAGTGCCAACGTGCGTGGCCGCGACCTGGGGGGCTTTGTGGCCGATGCCGAGCGCCAGTTGCAGTCCGAAGTGAAGATTCCTTCCGGCTACTGGACTACGTGGGGCGGCCAGTTTGAAAACCTGCAATCGGCGACACAGCGTCTGCAGATCGTCATTCCGGTTGCCTTGTTGATGGTTTTCGTCCTGTTGTTTGCGATGTTTGGCAACGTCAAGGATGGGATGCTGGTGTTTACCGGTATTCCGTTTGCACTGACCGGCGGCATTCTCGCGCTGGCCATGCGCGGCATTCCCATGTCGATCTCGGCCGCTGTGGGTTTCATCGCCTTGTCAGGCGTGGCGGTGCTTAATGGATTGGTGATGATCTCCTTCATCCGTAGTTTGCGCGAGGAAGGGCGTTCGTTGGATGACGCCATTGACGAGGGAGCCATGACCCGTTTGCGTCCGGTCTTGATGACGGCATTGGTGGCCTCCCTCGGTTTTGTCCCCATGGCTCTTGCCACCGGAACCGGTGCGGAAGTCCAGCGCCCCCTGGCGACCGTGGTCATCGGCGGCATCCTGTCCTCGACGGCGCTGACCTTGCTGGTGTTGCCGCTGTTGTACAAGCTGGCGCATGACAAGGACGAAGGGGAAGCGCCAGCGGTTCAGGGGGCAGGTCCGGCCTTCTGGAAGTTCTGGTCGAAGCGGTCATCCATGACGGATTGA
- a CDS encoding efflux RND transporter periplasmic adaptor subunit: protein MSQKQTFTIATIIVMAALVAGITLMKGNGSQGENAKPSAHQEEGGHQDNEHPGEDQGSDHKEEGKIALDQEQMAAAAIELKTAGAMQITSSLQLPGEIRFNEDRTAHVVPQVAGIVESVSATLGQKVKKGQVLAVINSSAISELRSELLNAEQRLSLARTAYQREKKLWEQKISAEQDYLQAQSALREAEVAVRNAQQKLRAIGASGSSGSLNRYEIRAPFDGTVVEKHLGLGEAVREDVNAFLISDLSSVWAEIIVSPKDMQVVRVGEKVVVQATALSASAQGNISYVGSLIGEQSRTAKAHVVLPNTGEIWRPGLFVNVEVVSDEAQVPVAVAADAIQTVDGKNVVFVRVPGGFAAQEVTLGRASGKFVEIKSGIDAGTEYAATGSFAIKAELGKGSAEHSH from the coding sequence ATGAGCCAGAAACAGACATTCACCATCGCGACCATCATCGTCATGGCAGCGCTTGTCGCGGGGATCACCCTGATGAAGGGCAACGGTTCGCAAGGGGAGAACGCAAAGCCATCTGCCCATCAGGAAGAGGGCGGCCATCAGGACAACGAACATCCCGGCGAGGACCAGGGCAGCGATCACAAGGAAGAGGGAAAGATCGCACTGGACCAGGAGCAGATGGCCGCTGCTGCCATCGAGCTCAAGACGGCCGGCGCCATGCAGATCACTTCCAGCCTGCAGTTGCCGGGCGAGATTCGCTTCAATGAAGATCGCACCGCCCATGTCGTGCCGCAGGTGGCCGGCATCGTCGAGTCGGTATCGGCCACTCTGGGGCAGAAGGTGAAGAAGGGACAGGTGCTGGCCGTCATCAACAGCAGCGCCATCTCGGAGCTGCGTTCCGAACTGCTCAATGCCGAGCAGCGTCTGTCCCTCGCCCGCACGGCCTATCAGCGCGAAAAGAAGCTGTGGGAACAAAAGATTTCTGCCGAGCAGGATTATCTGCAAGCCCAGAGCGCCTTGCGTGAAGCCGAGGTGGCGGTGCGCAATGCACAGCAGAAGTTGCGCGCCATTGGGGCCAGCGGGTCTTCTGGCAGCCTGAACCGTTATGAAATCCGCGCACCCTTCGATGGGACCGTGGTCGAGAAACATCTCGGCCTGGGCGAGGCCGTGCGTGAAGACGTCAACGCCTTCCTGATTTCCGATCTCTCCAGCGTGTGGGCCGAGATCATTGTGTCGCCCAAGGACATGCAGGTCGTTCGCGTCGGCGAGAAAGTCGTGGTCCAGGCCACCGCGTTGAGCGCTAGTGCCCAAGGCAATATCTCGTATGTGGGTTCCCTGATTGGTGAACAGAGCCGCACGGCCAAGGCCCATGTGGTGTTGCCCAATACCGGCGAGATCTGGCGCCCGGGTCTGTTCGTCAATGTCGAGGTGGTCTCCGATGAGGCGCAGGTGCCGGTCGCGGTGGCAGCCGATGCGATCCAGACCGTTGATGGCAAGAACGTGGTCTTCGTGCGCGTGCCCGGCGGTTTCGCGGCCCAGGAGGTGACCCTCGGGCGCGCCAGTGGAAAGTTCGTTGAAATCAAGTCCGGCATCGATGCCGGTACCGAATATGCCGCTACCGGCAGCTTCGCCATCAAGGCGGAACTGGGTAAGGGTTCCGCCGAGCACAGCCACTGA